One Acetobacter ghanensis DNA window includes the following coding sequences:
- a CDS encoding Ppx/GppA phosphatase family protein, whose translation MDHPLPWAGPSVNRLFPSSAGQGVEQDLLGALDLGTNNCRLMIAAQTAGGFRVVDSFTRTVRLGEGLHHTGRLSDEAMGRTMEALKICAERLERRQVGMFRAVATEACRRASNGPAFIKRARAEAGFDIHIISGREEATLAVESCANLIHNQRFGLPRGRALLFDIGGGSTEIAWIRTDAASQTSSLIGYLSLPVGVVTLAEQFGPIQNLTPARYRDMVEHTRNFLHEFESVHRIRSEIRRNHVRLIGTSGTVTTLASLILNLPRYARAAVDGSLLPASSARLAMRKLQEMGVANIEAHPCIGPDRAPFVLPGCAIFEAIHDIWPMQDIIVADRGLRDGMILRMLRKTSSVSRRPVRSAHTQQAPSTPNLMQATGL comes from the coding sequence ATGGATCATCCACTTCCCTGGGCCGGCCCTTCGGTCAACAGGCTTTTCCCTTCCTCTGCCGGGCAAGGTGTGGAGCAGGACCTGTTGGGGGCTCTTGATCTTGGCACCAATAACTGCCGACTGATGATCGCCGCGCAAACGGCGGGTGGATTTCGTGTGGTCGATAGTTTCACGCGGACAGTTCGGTTGGGTGAAGGGTTGCATCATACCGGACGCCTGAGTGACGAAGCGATGGGCCGGACTATGGAGGCTCTGAAAATTTGCGCAGAGCGTCTGGAGCGGCGGCAGGTGGGCATGTTCCGTGCCGTGGCAACCGAGGCCTGCCGTCGTGCGAGTAATGGGCCTGCTTTTATCAAGCGCGCACGAGCGGAGGCCGGCTTTGATATTCACATTATATCTGGGCGGGAAGAAGCAACTCTAGCGGTCGAGAGTTGCGCTAACCTAATCCATAATCAGCGTTTTGGTCTTCCGCGCGGCCGAGCGCTTTTGTTTGATATTGGCGGCGGCTCCACTGAAATAGCTTGGATCCGTACAGATGCGGCCTCTCAAACATCCTCTCTTATTGGGTATCTCAGTCTTCCTGTTGGGGTAGTTACTCTGGCGGAGCAGTTTGGGCCGATACAAAACCTGACGCCCGCCCGCTATCGTGACATGGTTGAGCACACCCGCAATTTTTTGCATGAATTTGAGAGTGTGCATCGCATCCGCTCGGAAATCCGTCGTAACCATGTGCGGTTGATTGGCACAAGCGGCACGGTAACAACGCTTGCTAGTCTCATTCTCAATCTGCCGCGTTATGCGCGGGCCGCGGTTGACGGGTCGCTTCTGCCGGCCAGCAGTGCGCGACTGGCTATGCGTAAGCTACAGGAAATGGGGGTGGCCAACATTGAGGCCCATCCGTGCATTGGCCCGGACCGCGCGCCTTTTGTGCTGCCCGGTTGCGCTATTTTCGAGGCTATTCACGATATATGGCCTATGCAGGATATTATTGTGGCGGATCGTGGGCTACGAGACGGCATGATTTTACGTATGCTGCGCAAAACGAGTTCTGTATCCCGTCGGCCGGTGCGCTCGGCCCACACGCAGCAAGCCCCTTCCACACCGAATTTAATGCAGGCAACAGGTTTATGA
- a CDS encoding RlmE family RNA methyltransferase: MSDKRNRSSGNSSTLRVPGRARKSSATPGGRLAKDDSDAPQRMRTQTVSLRTARGRTTAQQKWLARQLNDPYVQAAHKQGWRSRAAFKLIELDDKFGLIRPGMRVVDLGAAPGGWAQVLVKRGAAKVVGVDLLPVDPVPGAEIIQGDFTDPDMGNTLTAMLGGKADLVVSDMAPNTTGHGPTDHIRIIGLTEEALHFAFEILAEGGGFVAKVFQGGSEKAMLDTLKQAFSLVRHAKPPASRKDSSELYVVATGFRPKRLPV; the protein is encoded by the coding sequence ATGAGCGACAAGAGAAACCGTTCATCGGGCAACTCCTCCACACTGCGTGTGCCGGGACGAGCACGAAAAAGTAGTGCGACGCCCGGCGGCAGGCTGGCTAAGGATGATTCTGATGCCCCGCAAAGAATGCGCACTCAAACCGTTTCGCTTCGAACGGCGCGCGGTCGCACCACTGCCCAGCAGAAGTGGCTCGCCCGCCAGTTGAATGACCCGTATGTGCAGGCAGCGCATAAGCAGGGGTGGCGTTCACGGGCGGCGTTCAAGCTGATTGAACTGGATGACAAGTTCGGTCTCATCCGTCCGGGTATGCGGGTGGTGGATCTGGGAGCTGCTCCGGGAGGGTGGGCGCAGGTTCTGGTTAAGCGTGGTGCCGCCAAGGTTGTGGGCGTTGATCTGCTGCCCGTTGATCCGGTGCCGGGAGCTGAAATTATTCAGGGGGACTTTACTGACCCAGACATGGGCAACACCTTGACTGCCATGCTGGGTGGGAAAGCGGACCTCGTTGTTTCGGACATGGCTCCCAACACAACCGGGCACGGGCCGACCGACCATATTCGTATTATTGGCCTGACAGAAGAAGCCCTGCATTTTGCGTTTGAAATTCTGGCCGAAGGCGGTGGATTTGTTGCCAAGGTTTTTCAGGGTGGTTCAGAAAAAGCCATGCTGGACACCCTGAAGCAGGCTTTTTCGTTGGTGCGCCATGCCAAGCCGCCAGCAAGCCGTAAGGATTCGTCGGAACTCTATGTTGTTGCGACAGGATTTAGGCCTAAGAGGCTGCCGGTCTGA
- a CDS encoding sulfurtransferase TusA family protein, which translates to MTDTVLDVRGLSCPLPVLKANRVLRGLPAGARLRVLATDRASVTDFQVFCRETGHALVSFADENGIFSFTIKRCTQDA; encoded by the coding sequence ATGACCGATACAGTTCTTGATGTACGGGGGCTGAGCTGCCCCCTCCCCGTCTTAAAAGCCAATCGTGTTCTCCGGGGACTGCCTGCGGGTGCGCGCCTTCGGGTTCTGGCGACCGACCGGGCATCCGTGACGGATTTTCAGGTTTTCTGCCGGGAAACCGGGCATGCGCTTGTTTCCTTCGCAGATGAAAACGGCATTTTTTCCTTTACAATCAAACGTTGCACGCAGGACGCATAA
- a CDS encoding exodeoxyribonuclease VII small subunit, protein MKDRDARTMPDNITSLSFEEALSELEKIVRGLEGGQMKLEDAIKAYERGAALRQHCEAKLSEAEARVQAIVQRSDGSLDMKPMD, encoded by the coding sequence ATGAAGGATAGGGACGCCCGCACGATGCCGGACAACATCACTTCGCTGTCTTTTGAGGAAGCGCTTTCCGAATTGGAAAAAATTGTGCGCGGCTTGGAAGGTGGCCAGATGAAGCTGGAAGATGCCATTAAGGCATATGAGCGTGGTGCGGCCCTGCGGCAGCATTGTGAGGCCAAGCTGAGCGAAGCAGAAGCCCGCGTGCAGGCGATCGTGCAACGGTCCGACGGGTCGTTGGACATGAAACCAATGGACTGA
- a CDS encoding polyprenyl synthetase family protein, whose protein sequence is MSMTEPTQTTIIRATDAALLKQDMGARASVIESAIDALLPPTKGGDARLIDAMRYATLGGGKRLRGYLAVTAASLFGVPESQSARVAASVEMLHAYSLVHDDLPAMDDDDMRRGQPSTHRKFDEATAILAGDALQTKAFEILAGMQTHESAEVRIDLIQSFAEASGAAGMVGGQMIDMEGEGRALPLDEVRHLHALKTGCLIRYSAEAGAILGQASPDLRRRLRAYGANIGAAFQIADDVLDATATAEELGKTAGKDEASGKSTFVALLGIDGAKQEAARVTEAAIAELAPFGAQADRLRDLAYYVIERRN, encoded by the coding sequence ATGTCGATGACTGAGCCGACACAAACCACAATCATCCGCGCAACTGATGCTGCGCTCCTCAAGCAGGATATGGGCGCGCGTGCAAGCGTGATTGAAAGCGCGATCGACGCTCTGCTCCCCCCTACCAAAGGAGGGGACGCCAGGCTTATAGACGCCATGCGTTACGCCACCTTGGGAGGCGGCAAGCGCCTGCGTGGCTATCTGGCGGTTACTGCGGCCAGCCTGTTTGGCGTGCCCGAGAGCCAGTCTGCCCGGGTGGCTGCATCGGTTGAGATGTTGCATGCCTACTCTTTGGTGCATGATGATCTGCCTGCCATGGATGATGATGATATGCGGCGTGGCCAGCCGTCGACGCACCGCAAGTTTGATGAGGCAACCGCCATTCTTGCCGGCGATGCCTTGCAAACCAAGGCATTCGAAATTCTTGCTGGCATGCAAACTCATGAAAGCGCCGAAGTCCGGATTGATCTGATCCAGAGTTTTGCCGAAGCATCTGGGGCCGCTGGCATGGTCGGTGGTCAGATGATTGATATGGAAGGCGAAGGCCGCGCCCTTCCCCTTGATGAGGTTCGGCATTTACATGCTCTTAAAACGGGCTGCCTGATCCGTTATTCGGCGGAAGCTGGTGCAATCCTTGGGCAGGCTTCTCCCGATCTGCGTCGGCGTCTGCGGGCTTACGGCGCCAATATTGGCGCTGCTTTCCAGATTGCTGATGACGTGCTGGACGCTACGGCGACAGCAGAAGAGCTTGGGAAAACAGCAGGTAAAGACGAAGCCTCTGGTAAATCCACTTTTGTGGCGTTGCTTGGGATCGATGGTGCCAAGCAGGAAGCTGCGCGTGTGACCGAAGCCGCAATTGCTGAACTTGCGCCGTTTGGGGCACAGGCAGATCGGTTGCGGGATCTCGCCTATTATGTGATCGAGCGGAGAAACTGA
- the dxs gene encoding 1-deoxy-D-xylulose-5-phosphate synthase produces MADQNAPSPIPTLGRFPALDRVRVPADLRNLSVEQLKQLADELRAETVDAVSTTGGHLGASLGVVELTVALHAVFDTPDDRVIWDVGHQAYPHKILTGRRDRIRTLRQPGGLSGFTRRAESPYDPFGAAHSSTSISAGLGMAVAHHLRAEDDPSYRERNVIAVIGDGSISAGMAYEAMNNAAVAGPGAERLIVILNDNEMSIAPPVGAMSNYLSRLMSSRKFMELRELAGKFVKKLPAPMERTARKADEYARGMITGGTLFEELGFYYVGPVDGHDLPQLVNILRNLRDTDKGPILLHVITEKGHGYRPAENAGDKYHAVAKFNVITGEQKKGPAGPPSYTSVFARELVRRAQTDHRLTAITAAMPSGTGLDAFAKNYPDRFFDVGIAEQHAVTFAAGMATEGLRPFCAIYSTFLQRAYDQVMHDVVLQNLPVRFAIDRAGLVGADGATHAGSFDIAYLGCLPGMTIMAPSDELELLHMTATAIEFDEGPIALRYPRGNGLGLDLPAEGQVLEIGKGRIIREMGRQFGAETGGIAILSLGPRLGACLKAADMLAAQGLPPTVADARFAKPIDTALLENLARNHAVLITIEEGSEGGFATQVCHHLARTGLLDQVRFRPMTLPDRFIDHNTQDAQYDEAGLSAPHIVATALNALGVRLTEERTA; encoded by the coding sequence ATGGCTGATCAGAACGCCCCGTCACCGATTCCCACTCTTGGTCGTTTTCCTGCGCTGGATCGTGTTCGCGTTCCCGCGGACCTGCGTAACCTGTCTGTAGAGCAGCTCAAGCAGCTTGCGGACGAACTGCGGGCCGAAACGGTCGATGCGGTCTCCACCACGGGTGGGCACCTTGGTGCATCCCTTGGGGTTGTGGAGCTGACCGTTGCCCTCCACGCCGTGTTTGACACGCCCGATGACCGGGTGATCTGGGATGTGGGCCATCAGGCCTACCCGCACAAGATTCTGACCGGCCGCCGCGACCGTATCCGCACCCTGCGCCAGCCCGGCGGCCTGTCCGGCTTTACCCGCCGGGCGGAAAGCCCATATGACCCGTTTGGCGCGGCCCACTCCTCCACCTCCATTTCTGCCGGTCTGGGCATGGCCGTGGCGCACCACCTGCGCGCCGAGGATGACCCTTCCTACCGTGAACGCAATGTGATTGCCGTTATCGGGGATGGCTCCATCTCCGCCGGTATGGCGTATGAGGCCATGAACAACGCAGCCGTGGCCGGCCCCGGCGCCGAACGGCTGATTGTCATCCTCAATGACAACGAAATGTCCATCGCCCCGCCAGTCGGGGCCATGTCCAACTACCTCTCCCGCCTCATGTCATCACGCAAGTTCATGGAACTGCGCGAACTGGCGGGGAAATTCGTCAAAAAGCTGCCAGCTCCGATGGAACGCACGGCCCGCAAGGCGGACGAATATGCCCGTGGGATGATTACCGGCGGCACGCTGTTTGAGGAGCTGGGCTTTTACTACGTTGGTCCCGTGGACGGGCACGACCTGCCGCAGCTGGTCAATATCCTGCGCAACCTGCGCGATACGGATAAAGGCCCCATCCTGCTCCACGTCATTACGGAAAAAGGCCACGGCTACCGCCCGGCGGAAAACGCAGGCGACAAATACCACGCCGTTGCCAAGTTCAACGTCATTACCGGTGAGCAGAAAAAAGGCCCCGCGGGCCCGCCGAGCTACACCTCGGTGTTTGCACGTGAGCTGGTGCGCCGCGCCCAGACTGACCACCGGCTGACCGCCATTACCGCCGCCATGCCCTCGGGTACGGGGCTGGATGCATTTGCCAAGAACTACCCCGACCGCTTTTTTGACGTCGGCATTGCCGAGCAGCATGCGGTGACCTTTGCCGCCGGTATGGCAACCGAGGGTCTGCGCCCGTTCTGCGCCATTTACTCCACCTTCCTCCAGCGTGCGTATGATCAGGTCATGCACGATGTGGTGTTGCAGAACCTGCCGGTTCGCTTTGCCATTGACCGTGCCGGTCTGGTTGGGGCCGATGGCGCCACCCATGCCGGGTCGTTCGATATTGCCTATCTGGGCTGCCTGCCGGGCATGACCATCATGGCCCCTTCGGACGAGCTGGAACTGCTGCATATGACAGCCACAGCCATTGAGTTTGATGAAGGCCCGATTGCCCTGCGTTACCCGCGTGGCAACGGGCTGGGTCTGGACCTGCCTGCCGAAGGGCAGGTGCTGGAAATTGGCAAGGGCCGCATTATCCGCGAGATGGGTCGCCAGTTTGGGGCAGAAACGGGTGGCATTGCCATTCTCTCGCTCGGGCCAAGGCTTGGCGCGTGCCTGAAGGCCGCCGACATGCTGGCGGCTCAGGGGCTGCCGCCCACGGTGGCGGATGCCCGCTTTGCCAAGCCGATTGACACCGCCCTGCTGGAAAATCTGGCCCGCAACCATGCGGTGCTGATTACCATTGAGGAAGGGTCCGAAGGTGGGTTTGCCACACAGGTCTGCCACCATCTGGCGCGCACCGGTCTGCTGGATCAGGTCCGATTCCGCCCGATGACCCTGCCCGACCGCTTTATCGACCACAACACGCAGGACGCGCAGTATGACGAGGCCGGGCTCTCCGCTCCACACATCGTCGCAACCGCTCTTAACGCACTGGGTGTGAGGCTGACGGAAGAGCGGACGGCCTGA
- a CDS encoding TlyA family RNA methyltransferase, whose product MARRRADQLLVDRGLVESRTKAQALIMAGLVFNGTKRVSKAGDQLPEDAPLELRGQDHPWVSRGGCKLAHALEHFQLSPAGRQCLDVGASTGGFTDVLLTHDAAHVYAVDVGHGQLAWKLRSDPRVTVLEKCNARYLDKTLIPVAPEVIVCDASFIGLRTVLPAALALAAENAWAVALIKPQFEAGRDQIGAKGVVRDPAVHASVCATIHDWWAGLPGWQVLGIELSPITGPEGNKEFLIAAQRKA is encoded by the coding sequence ATGGCTCGTCGTCGTGCAGACCAGCTGTTGGTGGATCGGGGGCTGGTCGAGAGTCGTACCAAGGCTCAGGCCCTGATTATGGCGGGTCTTGTTTTTAACGGAACCAAGCGTGTGTCCAAGGCGGGAGACCAGCTGCCTGAGGACGCACCATTGGAACTACGAGGACAGGATCATCCTTGGGTGTCGCGGGGGGGGTGCAAGTTGGCACATGCTCTTGAGCATTTCCAACTCTCCCCGGCAGGACGGCAGTGCCTCGATGTTGGGGCATCCACGGGCGGCTTCACGGATGTGCTTCTGACGCACGATGCCGCTCATGTTTATGCTGTGGATGTTGGGCATGGGCAGTTGGCGTGGAAGCTGCGTTCGGACCCACGGGTAACTGTGCTTGAAAAGTGTAATGCACGGTATCTGGACAAAACACTTATTCCGGTGGCACCAGAAGTTATTGTTTGTGATGCCAGCTTTATTGGTCTTCGTACAGTTCTGCCGGCTGCCCTTGCTCTTGCAGCGGAAAATGCTTGGGCTGTAGCGTTGATCAAACCCCAGTTTGAAGCTGGGCGAGATCAAATTGGTGCAAAAGGGGTTGTCCGAGACCCCGCCGTGCACGCAAGTGTATGCGCTACCATACATGATTGGTGGGCTGGGTTGCCGGGTTGGCAGGTGCTCGGCATAGAACTTAGTCCCATCACGGGCCCCGAAGGGAACAAGGAATTCCTTATAGCGGCGCAACGTAAGGCATAA
- the rlmN gene encoding 23S rRNA (adenine(2503)-C(2))-methyltransferase RlmN: protein MSFPTSSASVPADAAAVTALNAEERTRILAKAAQFSPPSLVTADGRRDLVGLSREELTEILVEIGEKPFRTKQLWHWIYHQGATDFSLMSSIAKPLQQKLAERFIIGRPEAATVQTSQDETRKFLFRFRDGQEAETVYIPDRREDRGAVCISSQVGCTLSCTFCHTGTQKLVRNLGAAEIVSQFMAARDSYGEWPSPKGDTPRLLSTIVLMGMGEPLYNYENVAKAMKIIMDGEGIGLSRRRITLSTSGVVPLMDRCGDELGINLAVSLHAVRNDLRDEIVPLNRKYPIEEVLAACRRYPAASNARRITFEYIMLRGVNDTEADARELVRLISDIPAKVNLIPFNPWPGSQYRPSTREQQNRFAEIVMNAGFASPIRTPRGRDILAACGQLKTASERARNGLSS from the coding sequence ATGTCGTTTCCCACTTCCTCTGCCTCAGTTCCTGCCGATGCTGCCGCGGTTACCGCGCTGAATGCAGAAGAACGTACCCGAATTCTGGCTAAGGCGGCCCAATTTAGCCCTCCTTCCCTTGTTACTGCGGATGGGAGGCGTGACTTGGTTGGGCTTTCCCGCGAAGAGTTGACGGAAATTCTGGTCGAAATTGGAGAGAAGCCTTTTCGCACCAAGCAGTTATGGCACTGGATTTACCATCAGGGCGCGACAGATTTTTCGCTTATGAGCAGCATTGCCAAGCCGCTCCAGCAAAAACTGGCAGAAAGATTTATTATTGGGCGGCCAGAAGCGGCAACGGTTCAGACGTCTCAGGATGAAACGCGTAAATTCCTCTTCCGCTTCCGAGACGGGCAGGAAGCCGAGACTGTGTATATTCCAGACCGGCGGGAAGACAGGGGGGCTGTTTGTATTTCGTCGCAGGTTGGGTGCACACTTTCCTGCACGTTTTGCCACACAGGCACACAAAAGCTTGTACGCAACCTTGGGGCGGCGGAAATAGTCAGTCAGTTCATGGCTGCGCGAGATTCTTATGGGGAGTGGCCGAGCCCCAAAGGGGATACTCCGCGCCTACTCTCCACCATTGTTCTTATGGGTATGGGTGAGCCCCTATACAATTATGAAAACGTGGCCAAAGCCATGAAAATTATCATGGATGGGGAAGGTATAGGCCTGTCACGGCGGCGTATTACGCTTTCCACATCAGGCGTAGTGCCTCTTATGGACCGTTGCGGAGACGAGTTGGGTATTAATCTCGCCGTTTCTCTTCACGCGGTGAGGAATGACCTGCGGGACGAGATTGTCCCCCTCAACCGTAAATATCCTATTGAGGAAGTTCTGGCTGCTTGCCGCCGCTATCCGGCCGCCAGCAATGCACGGCGTATCACGTTTGAATACATCATGTTGCGTGGCGTGAATGATACCGAAGCTGACGCGCGTGAACTGGTTCGGCTTATTTCGGACATTCCTGCCAAGGTTAATCTGATTCCGTTTAATCCGTGGCCGGGGAGCCAGTATCGTCCCTCCACGCGTGAGCAGCAGAACAGATTTGCGGAAATTGTGATGAACGCCGGGTTTGCGTCCCCAATTCGCACCCCTCGTGGCCGAGATATTCTGGCAGCCTGCGGGCAGTTGAAGACTGCCAGTGAACGCGCCCGAAACGGCCTTTCTTCCTGA
- a CDS encoding argininosuccinate synthase: MGATSAKKDVKKVVLAYSGGLDTSVILRWLQKTYGCEVVTFTADLGQGEELEPARKKAEMFGVKEIFVEDLRETFVKDFVFPMFRANTLYEGQYLLGTSIARPLIAQRQIEIAEAVGADAVAHGATGKGNDQVRFELAYYALKPDITVIAPWREWDLTSRTRLLSFAEENQIPIAKDKRGEAPFSVDANLLHSSSEGKMLEDPAIAPEEMVFQRTIAPEAAPDRATEITIDFVSGDPVAINGEAMSPATLLTRLNELGKANGIGRLDLVENRFVGMKSRGVYETPGGTILLTAHRSIESITLDREAMHLKDSLMPRYAAILYNGLWFSPERRMLQALIDASQHSVTGRVRLKLYKGNVICVGRESPNSLYDTRVVTFEDDEGAYNQEDAQGFIKLNALRLRLGAQIGRKGGAL, translated from the coding sequence ATGGGCGCGACTTCCGCCAAAAAAGACGTTAAAAAGGTTGTTCTGGCTTACTCGGGGGGGCTGGATACGTCCGTTATCCTGAGGTGGCTGCAAAAAACCTATGGCTGCGAAGTCGTGACTTTTACGGCCGACCTTGGGCAGGGTGAGGAACTGGAACCTGCTCGTAAAAAAGCAGAGATGTTCGGGGTTAAGGAAATTTTTGTGGAAGACCTTCGCGAAACATTCGTGAAGGATTTTGTATTCCCGATGTTCCGCGCCAATACGCTCTATGAAGGTCAGTACCTGCTGGGCACGTCCATTGCCCGCCCGCTGATTGCCCAGCGTCAGATTGAGATTGCTGAGGCTGTTGGCGCCGATGCCGTGGCGCATGGTGCGACCGGTAAAGGCAATGATCAGGTGCGTTTTGAGCTGGCTTACTATGCCCTCAAGCCCGACATTACGGTGATTGCACCGTGGCGCGAATGGGACCTGACCTCCCGTACCCGCCTGCTGTCTTTTGCCGAGGAAAACCAGATTCCGATTGCTAAAGACAAGCGTGGTGAAGCCCCCTTCTCTGTCGATGCCAATCTGCTGCACTCTTCATCTGAAGGGAAGATGCTGGAAGACCCTGCCATCGCACCCGAAGAGATGGTTTTCCAGCGGACAATTGCACCAGAAGCCGCACCGGACCGTGCAACGGAAATCACCATCGACTTTGTTAGCGGTGACCCCGTTGCCATTAATGGTGAAGCAATGTCTCCGGCTACATTGCTGACGCGGCTGAATGAACTGGGTAAGGCAAACGGCATTGGTCGTCTGGACCTGGTGGAAAACCGTTTTGTGGGCATGAAGTCCCGTGGTGTTTACGAAACGCCCGGCGGCACAATCCTGTTGACCGCGCATCGTAGCATTGAGTCCATAACGCTGGACCGCGAAGCCATGCATCTTAAAGATAGCCTGATGCCGCGTTATGCTGCCATCCTTTATAATGGTCTGTGGTTCTCGCCCGAACGTCGGATGTTGCAGGCTCTAATTGATGCCTCCCAGCATTCTGTAACCGGGCGCGTGCGCCTGAAGCTGTATAAAGGCAATGTTATTTGCGTAGGACGTGAAAGCCCGAACAGCCTGTACGATACCCGTGTTGTGACCTTTGAAGATGATGAAGGTGCCTACAATCAGGAAGATGCACAGGGCTTTATCAAGCTGAATGCTCTGCGCCTGCGACTGGGTGCGCAGATTGGCCGTAAAGGTGGCGCTCTTTAA
- a CDS encoding FKBP-type peptidyl-prolyl cis-trans isomerase → MSRRFSFVPCMLAASLAFSLTACGGHKAEDVELTPAQQMAKLRSEPGVTVLKDGLAYKVLESGPKDGEQPRKGDVMMLIYEGRLPDGSIFDGSDQHGNGAYMQMPLDGLISGWMEALPLMHVGDTWMLYVPPELGYGHKSMGVIPSDSPLVFRIQLLGVEHTHNTP, encoded by the coding sequence ATGTCCCGTCGTTTTTCTTTTGTTCCATGTATGCTTGCGGCCAGTCTGGCCTTTTCCCTTACAGCCTGTGGAGGGCATAAGGCGGAAGATGTTGAGCTGACCCCAGCGCAGCAGATGGCCAAGTTACGGTCGGAACCGGGTGTGACTGTGCTCAAGGACGGTCTGGCATATAAAGTTCTGGAATCCGGCCCCAAGGATGGCGAGCAGCCCCGTAAGGGCGATGTCATGATGCTCATTTATGAAGGTCGCCTGCCGGATGGTTCCATTTTTGATGGTTCTGACCAGCATGGGAATGGGGCGTACATGCAGATGCCGCTGGACGGCCTGATTTCGGGCTGGATGGAGGCTCTGCCCTTAATGCATGTGGGCGATACATGGATGCTGTATGTGCCGCCTGAACTGGGCTATGGGCATAAGTCCATGGGTGTCATTCCGTCTGACAGCCCGTTGGTCTTCCGAATTCAGTTGCTGGGTGTTGAGCATACGCACAACACACCGTAA
- the trpS gene encoding tryptophan--tRNA ligase: MQRIFSGIQPSGVPQLGNYLGAIRNWVNLQADHECVFCLVDMHAITVWQDPAKLRDHTLTQAAILLASGIDAEKHILFNQSAVSAHARLAWIFNCVSRLGWLNRMTQFKDKAGKDRENHSAGLYVYPNLMAADILAYKATRVPVGEDQKQHLELTNDIAQKFNHDYGVSFFPQVEALIPPEAARVMSLRDGTKKMSKSDPSAQSRIELTDDADTIAQKIRRAKTDADVLPSDPSGLADRPEARNLVSIYAALSGMSVQQVLDLHQGQGFGPFKAALTEVVVNEIAPIALKTSQLLQDEAYLVQMLRNGAERAQAIAEPIVAEAEKLVGFVK; the protein is encoded by the coding sequence ATGCAACGTATTTTTTCAGGCATCCAGCCTTCTGGTGTTCCTCAGCTTGGTAATTACCTTGGCGCGATCCGTAACTGGGTCAATCTGCAGGCAGACCATGAGTGTGTGTTTTGTCTGGTGGATATGCATGCCATTACGGTCTGGCAGGACCCGGCAAAACTGCGAGATCATACGTTAACACAGGCAGCTATTCTGCTGGCGTCAGGGATTGATGCAGAAAAGCATATTCTGTTCAACCAGTCTGCTGTGTCGGCACATGCCCGTCTGGCTTGGATTTTTAACTGCGTATCCCGTCTTGGTTGGCTCAACCGTATGACGCAGTTCAAGGACAAGGCCGGGAAGGATAGGGAAAACCATTCCGCGGGTCTTTATGTCTATCCTAACCTTATGGCGGCAGACATCCTTGCATATAAGGCAACACGCGTGCCTGTGGGGGAAGACCAGAAGCAGCATCTGGAGTTGACCAACGATATTGCCCAGAAGTTTAACCATGACTATGGGGTGTCGTTTTTTCCGCAGGTTGAAGCTCTGATCCCACCGGAAGCCGCACGGGTGATGAGCCTGCGGGATGGTACAAAAAAAATGTCCAAGTCAGATCCATCGGCCCAGAGCCGTATCGAACTGACAGATGACGCTGATACTATTGCGCAAAAAATCCGACGCGCCAAAACTGATGCAGACGTTCTACCCTCCGACCCTTCGGGTCTTGCTGATCGTCCGGAAGCGCGGAACCTTGTTTCAATCTATGCGGCGTTGTCCGGTATGAGTGTGCAACAGGTTCTTGACCTGCATCAGGGCCAAGGTTTTGGTCCCTTCAAAGCGGCTCTTACCGAAGTGGTGGTGAATGAAATTGCCCCCATCGCGCTCAAAACGAGTCAGCTTTTGCAGGATGAAGCCTACCTTGTGCAAATGCTGCGTAATGGAGCAGAGCGCGCGCAGGCTATTGCCGAACCGATTGTGGCAGAAGCCGAAAAATTGGTTGGTTTCGTCAAGTAA